CCCGGGAGGCCCGTTTCAGGTTGGCCAGGATGGCTTCCTCCGTTTCCGTATCCACGGCCGAAAGGCAGTCGTCGAACAGGTAGATAACCGGGTCTTTGATCAGGGCCCGCGCAATGGATACCCGTTGTTTCTGCCCTCCGCTCAAGGTGATTCCCCGTTCCCCCAGCACCGTTTGGTAACCTTTGGCAAAGCCCTCGATGTTTTTGTCGACCACTGCCTGGGCTGCTGCCTCCCGAATCTGTTCCAGACCGGCTTGTTCACGCCCGAAACGGATGTTGTTTTCAATGGTATCCGAAAAGAGGAAGGCGTCCTGGGGCACCGCCCCGATGGCAGACCGCAGCGAATCCAGGTTGATTTCCTCCACAGGCTTGTCGTCAATCCGGATGGTGCCGTCGTTCACGTCGTACAAACGGGCAATCAGGTCGAGTATCGTGGACTTCCCCGATCCGGTTTTCCCCAGGATGGTCAGCGTTTCCCCCGGGTTCACCGTAAAGGAGAGGTTCCTCAGGGCCCGGATACCCGTATCCGGGTAGGTAAAGCTCACGCGGTCGAATTCGATTTTCCCCCGGATAGGTACGGGGGGGGTGCCCGGGTCGGCAATGTCCGGTTCCTGGTCCAGGAATTCGTTGATCCGTTTCTGGGAAGCCTCCGCACGTTGTACGATGGAGGTGAGCCAGCCGACGATTGCCACCGGCCAGGTCAGCATGTTCACGTAAATGATAAACTCCAGGATGGTACCCAGGCTGCTGATTTCGCCCCGGAAATATTGCATGCCCCCGACGTAGATGACAAAGATGTTGCTCACCCCGATCAATAGGATCATCAGGGGGAAAAACCACGCATTTACCTTGGCCAGGTCCATACTCTTGTCCTTCCCCTCCAGGGCGAGGCTGCCCGCTTCCCGGTTAATTCGTGGCTCCATTGCATAGGCCTTGATTACCGAGATGCCTGAAAAGGACTCCTGGGCAAAGGTGGAAAGGGAGGAGAGGAATGCCTGAACCCGGGTGGAGCGCTGATGGATGATCCGGCTGATCCAGTAGATCAGCACGGAAAGAACAGGCAGGGGCACCAGGGCGTAAAAGGCGATGGTAGGGGCTTTGATAAACATCAGGGGGATCAGGCAGGCAAACAGCGTCAGCGTCTGGATCCCGTACATGATGGCCGGGCCCGCATACAGGCGTACCTGGCTGACATCCTCGCTGATGCGGTTCATCAAATCGCCGGTTCGGTTGCTTTTGTAAAAGTTCAGGCTCAGCCGCTGGTAGTGGTCGAACACCTCGTTTTTCAGGTCGTATTCGATGTAGCGGGACACATTGATGATGGTTTGCCGCATCAGGAAGGTGAAGAACCCGGATAGCAGGGCGGCCCCCACAATGATGGCGATGTATTCCAGCAGGTCGGACCGGGCCGCTTCCAGGGCCAGTTCCCCGGCGCTGTATTTTTCGACAACTTCAACGATATTCTTCACGTAGGAAGGCATCACCAGTTGGAAAACCCGCGCGATGATGGTGATCAGTACGCCCAGGAAAAGTTTTACCCAGTATTTCCGGAAATATTTGTTGAGATGCCTGAGTTCCTTCATGGATGCTTGGTCGCAGGCTGCGGGGAAAGCAGCAGCCTGCGGACAAAGATAGCAGATTGGTTCGGATGGTTGTGTTATAAATATGATAAGAAACCGGAAGGGGTGGCGCAACTCGGATGCAATGCCTATTTTTGCCCCAAGATTTTCAGCAAAGTTCTTTACATGCTAACGAGAAGGCAAATCCGGGTAAAAGTAATGCAGAGCATTTATGCGCTGACCCTGTCCCGGGACGGGTCTGCGGAAACACAGGAGAAATTCCTGAAAAAAAGCATTGGCCAGACTTTTACACTTTACGTAGTGATGCTCGCCCTGCTGCGTGAAATCCACCAGATGGCCCTGTCGCGGTCCGATAAAGGCCGCAAGAAGTACCTGAAGGAGGATGCATCCGGGCACCCCGGGCCTCAGGCCCTTGCCGCCAATCAGTTCCTGGAGTACCTCTCCGGCCATGCAGGCCTGGCTTCCGCCATCGACAAACGGAAACTCCGGCAGTGGTACCTCAACGAGGAATATGTGAAAATTGTCTACAGGCAATTGACCGAAAGCCCCGAGTACGCCTCATATGCCGCTTCCTCCTCCACCTGGGAAGGGGACCGGGCATTTGCTCTGACCATTTTCCGGGAATTCATCGCCCCGAACGACAAGATTTACGATTTTCTGGAAGACGAGGGGATCACCTGGGTAGACGATATCCCGTTGGTGAATACCTTTATCGTCAAACACCTGGGCAAACTCCACCAAGGGGCCCCGGAATCCTACCTGCTCCCCGCCCTCCTCAAGAATTCGGAGGACATGGAATTCGCCATGGACCTGCTTCGGAAAACCCTGAACAAGAACGCCGCCCTGGAGGCAGAAATTGAGGGGAAGACCCCCAATTGGGACAAGGAGCGGATAGCCGAAATAGACGGGATCCTGCTGAAGATGGGCATTGCGGAATTGCTGTATTTCCCCTCCATCCCGGAACGGGTAACCATCAACGAATACCTGGAGATCGCCAAGGAGTATTCCACCCCGAAGAGCAGCATTTTTATCAATGGCATCCTGGATAAGCTCATCCGCGAATACCGGGAGGCCGGCAGGCTTAAAAAAACAGGCCGGGGACTCATGTAATCAAATATTCCGTATTTTTGCATCTATTAATAAAAAAAACAGCAGAATCATGAGAAAAGCGACAGTATTCCTGAGCGTGCTTGCAGTAGCAGCCCTGTCTTCATGCAAAGAGAAAGCTTCCGAGAAGATCAATGCAGAGAACGTCGAGGTCGCCGCCCAGCGCGACGCGGCATCCAAGAACATGGCCGCCATTACCTTTGACAATAAGGAACACGATTTCGGAACTATCGAGCAGGGGACGCCCCAGGAAACCACCTTTTCCTTTACCAACACGGGTACCGCCCCGCTGATCATTACCAATACTTCGGCCAGTTGCGGATGTACCACCCCGGACGCCCCGATCAACCAGCCGATTGCCCCGGGCGAAAAAGGCGAAATCAAGGTTCGCTTCAACGGCAGCGGCAGCGGGCAGGTCACCAAGACCGTAACGGTTATGGCGAACACCGCCGGAGGGCAGGAGATGCTCCGCATCAAGGCCTTCGTAAACCCGAAAGCGGCCGGCGGAACGGCAGCAGTGGGCCCGGTTAAGAACTAAGATTCGTAAATCAGCAACGGAATGAGTGACCAAATCGGGCAGTTCCTGCCCATGATCCTGATTTTTGCAGTGGCGTACTTCTTTATGATCCGCCCGCAGATCAAGCGTCAGAAAGACGAGAAAAAGTTTGCCAAAGCCCTGAAAAAAGGGGATAAGATCGTAACCAAAAGCGGTTTGTACGGAAAGGTTGTGGACCTGAACGACAAGGACTTCTCCTGCATCATCGAAACGATGGCAGGCCGTATGAAATTCGATCGCTCTGCCATTTCCATGGAACTGAGCAAAAAGGCGAACGACCCCAAGGATTAGAATTCCGCTTCTTCGGGGCGTGCAAGCCCTGACGCAATCGCATGGAAAACGCCGGCAACAGCCGGCGTTTTTTTTTGCCCTGCCAATGTAGTACCTTGTTTTCAAGAACATCGGACTATGGAAACACGCAGATCATTTATCCGCAAAGGGGCCCTGGGTGCCTCGGCTGCGGCCTCCGCCTTATTGGTGCCCGCGCCCCTGTGGAGCCGGGGATCCCAAGTTCTGGGGGCGAACGACCGGATCGGCATTGGCCTGATCGGTTGCAACGGCATGGGTTTTTCAAACCTCAGTTCCTTTTTAAAGCTGCCCGAGGTACAGGTAACCGCCCTTTGCGATGTGGACCAGGGCGTTTTGGAGCGCCGAACTGCCCAGCTTACCGAGGCGGGGCACGGCAAACCCAAACAGTACGGCGATTATCGGGAATTACTCGAAAATGCGGATGTTGACATCGTGATTATCGGCACGCCGGACCACTGGCATTGCCTGCAACTCCTGGATGCCCTGGACGCCGGGAAAGACGTGTACTGCGAGAAGCCCATTGCAAACTCCATTGAGGAATGCGACCGGATGCTGCAAGCAGTTGAGGGCAGCGGGCGGATGGTCCAGATTGGCCAGTGGCAGCGCAGCCAGCCGCATTTTGTGGATGCGATTGATTTCCTTCGCACGGGGGCCCTGGGGCCCGTCCGCCTGGCAAAGGCGTGGGCGTACCAGGGTTGGATGCAGCCAGTGCCCGTATTGCCGCACAGCCCGGCGCCTGAGGGGGTCGACTATAAGATGTGGTTGGGGCCGGCGCCCGAACGCCCCTTTAACCCAAACCGCTTCCATTTTAATTTCCGTTGGTTCTGGGACTACGCGGGCGGCCTGATGACCGACTGGGGGGTGCACCTCATCGATTATGCCTTATACGGGATGGAAGCAACCGCCCCGAATTCTGTTATGGCCTCCGGGGGCAAGTTTGCCTATGCCGACGACGCCTCCGAGACGCCCGATACGCTCCAGACCGTCTATGAATTCGATGGCTTCAACCTCCTCTGGGAGCACGCCACGGGTATTGACGGGGGGAATTACGGCAGGAATCACGGTATTGCATTTATCGGGAACAATGGCACCCTGGTCCTGGACCGGGGCGGTTGGGAAGTAATTCCCGAGGTGGAACACGAGAGCTGGCGGCAACTGCCGGACCAGCCAAAAATGGAAGCGGTACCGCTGCGTTCGGCCGAAGGGAATGGCCTGGACCTGCACACCGCAAATTTCCTGGAAGCGGTACGCAACCGGGATGCTGCAATCCTCCGGGCGCCTATCCGGGTGGGGTACCATGCGGCGCGGGTATCCCATATGGGGAATATCGCCTACAAAACGGGTCGGAAACTCAAGTGGGATGCCGGGCAGTCGGCATTTACGGATGCCGGAGCGAACCGCCTGATGCGTGCGGACTACCACAACGGCTGGGAGCTCCGCTAGGGGCCTGTCCGGGGGTCCGGGCAATCGGAAAACCAATAGCCCTACAGGGGTAGCCCATTAACAGTTCCTGTATTTGTCATGGAGGCCGACCCCTTGTCGGATCATCGGGAGGATTTTGTCCAGACGCCGCTTTTTCGTGGCTTCCTGTTTGGCCGAGGCGATGTGCTCTGCGTAATCCCGCTGTTTATAGGGGGCCAAGTTGCCGAAAGCGGCCTGGAGTTCCGGGTCGGAATTCAGGGCGGCCTGCAACAGGTGGGGTATTGCGGTTTTTTTGGGTTTGACCGGATCCAGCCGGACCCCTTTGCGGGCATTGGCAATGGCCTCGAGTACATAGGCTTTTACGTGCCGGGGGTCAATCTGCTCCACAGAGGTAAACTTCCAGTGCCGCATGGCTTTGGTTTTGCCTTCCTGGGCATTTTCGAGTACCCCGAGCGGATCCGAAAGAAATACCCCATTGAAGAACCAGAGCCCGAAATGGTTCTTAAATGCGAGTACCCCCACGACGTTTTCCTTTCCCAACGTATAAACCGGGCAGCTCCATTTGAAGTCTTCTTCCAGTTCCGTGTCGCTGACCAGGTCGCGCAATCGGGCAATCCCTTCCCGAAAAGGCCCCTCTTTTTCGAAATATGCGGCTATTTTGGCTGATTTTTCCATGAATCGGGCGGTTTGCTGGCAGTAAGTTCGCAAATTTTCACAATAACTTCCACGGCCTTCTCCATACTTTCAACCGGAACGTACTCGAATTTCCCGTGGAAATTATGCCCCCCGGCAAAGATATTCGGGCAGGGCAGCCCCTTATAGCTCAGTTGGGACCCGTCCGTGCCCCCGCGGATCGGTTGGATCAGGGGTTCCACCCCAACGGACCGCATCGCCTGTTCGGCCACTTCCACAATGGGGTAGACCGGGAGTATTTTCTCCCGCATGTTGTAATACTGGTCTTCGATTTGTACTTCCACCCGGGCTTGCCGCTTTCGGGCCGTTTCCTCCGCCAGTACCCTGAGCAGGGATTTGCGTTTTTCAAATGTTTCCCGATCGTGGTCCCGGATGATCAGTTCCGCCCGGGCCTCCTCGATCCCGCCCTGGAACTGGTGGAGGTGGAAGAAACCCTCGCGACCGCTGGTCTTTTCCGGGACTTCCCCCGGCGGGAGGCCGGAGAGGATTTCCTGCAGGGTGGTGATGGCATTCACCATTTTATTTTTAGCATAGCCCGGGTGGACGCTGGTCCCGAAAGCGGTAAGCACCGCACGGGCTGCATTAAAATTTTCGAATTCGAGTTCGCCAACCTGGCTTCCGTCGATGGTGTAGGCCCAGTCGGCCCCGAATGCCCCGACGTCAAAGTGGTGGGCGCCGCGTCCGATTTCCTCGTCGGGCGTAAAACCGATTCGGATGGTGCCATGGGGGATTTCGGGGTGTTGGATCAGATATTCGGCGGCTGTCAGGATCTCGGCAATTCCAGCCTTGTCATCCGCTCCCAGCAGCGTATTCCCATCGGTAACCACCAGGGTCTGCCCGGTGTATCGCCGGAGTTCCGGGAAGTACTCGGGGGAGAGGACAATCCCGGATTCGGCATTCAGGACAATGTCCCCCCCGTCGTAGTCCGGAACCAGCCGCGGACGGACATTCGTGCCGCTGAAATCCGGGCTCGTATCGAAATGGGCGATAAAACCGATTACCGGCAACCGATCGGGGACATTCGAGGGCAGGGTTGCAGTGATATAGGCTTTTTCGTCTATCCGGACGTCTTCCAGGCCCATTTCCTCCATCTCCCGAACGAGCAGGCGGGCCAGCTCCCATTGCTTTTCCGTGCTGGGGGTGGATGCGGAGTCCGGGTTGCTCTGGGTGTCGATCCGGACGTAGCGGAGGAAGCGCTCGAGGAGGTCGGACATATAATTTTTACAGGAATCAGGAGTTAGTATTAAGAACGATCCTGCGGTACGGAGGCTTGTATGCCATTTGCAGGGTACAACGCAAAGAAAGATGATCCGAAGATTTCTGACAACCCTGCTGCTGACTTTCTGCCTGTTTCCCGCAGTTTCCCAGGAATGCGCCCTGGGGGTAGGGGGAAAGGATACGGAACTTATCGTGTTGGTTTTCCAGCTGAACGATGCGCAACAGGAAAAG
This genomic window from Robiginitalea biformata HTCC2501 contains:
- a CDS encoding ABC transporter ATP-binding protein; translated protein: MKELRHLNKYFRKYWVKLFLGVLITIIARVFQLVMPSYVKNIVEVVEKYSAGELALEAARSDLLEYIAIIVGAALLSGFFTFLMRQTIINVSRYIEYDLKNEVFDHYQRLSLNFYKSNRTGDLMNRISEDVSQVRLYAGPAIMYGIQTLTLFACLIPLMFIKAPTIAFYALVPLPVLSVLIYWISRIIHQRSTRVQAFLSSLSTFAQESFSGISVIKAYAMEPRINREAGSLALEGKDKSMDLAKVNAWFFPLMILLIGVSNIFVIYVGGMQYFRGEISSLGTILEFIIYVNMLTWPVAIVGWLTSIVQRAEASQKRINEFLDQEPDIADPGTPPVPIRGKIEFDRVSFTYPDTGIRALRNLSFTVNPGETLTILGKTGSGKSTILDLIARLYDVNDGTIRIDDKPVEEINLDSLRSAIGAVPQDAFLFSDTIENNIRFGREQAGLEQIREAAAQAVVDKNIEGFAKGYQTVLGERGITLSGGQKQRVSIARALIKDPVIYLFDDCLSAVDTETEEAILANLKRASRDKTTIIVSHRISSAINADKILVLEDGRILQQGTHSELLETEGYYKELYINQLSGKEN
- a CDS encoding YdeI/OmpD-associated family protein, with translation MEKSAKIAAYFEKEGPFREGIARLRDLVSDTELEEDFKWSCPVYTLGKENVVGVLAFKNHFGLWFFNGVFLSDPLGVLENAQEGKTKAMRHWKFTSVEQIDPRHVKAYVLEAIANARKGVRLDPVKPKKTAIPHLLQAALNSDPELQAAFGNLAPYKQRDYAEHIASAKQEATKKRRLDKILPMIRQGVGLHDKYRNC
- the nusB gene encoding transcription antitermination factor NusB; this translates as MLTRRQIRVKVMQSIYALTLSRDGSAETQEKFLKKSIGQTFTLYVVMLALLREIHQMALSRSDKGRKKYLKEDASGHPGPQALAANQFLEYLSGHAGLASAIDKRKLRQWYLNEEYVKIVYRQLTESPEYASYAASSSTWEGDRAFALTIFREFIAPNDKIYDFLEDEGITWVDDIPLVNTFIVKHLGKLHQGAPESYLLPALLKNSEDMEFAMDLLRKTLNKNAALEAEIEGKTPNWDKERIAEIDGILLKMGIAELLYFPSIPERVTINEYLEIAKEYSTPKSSIFINGILDKLIREYREAGRLKKTGRGLM
- the pepT gene encoding peptidase T; this translates as MSDLLERFLRYVRIDTQSNPDSASTPSTEKQWELARLLVREMEEMGLEDVRIDEKAYITATLPSNVPDRLPVIGFIAHFDTSPDFSGTNVRPRLVPDYDGGDIVLNAESGIVLSPEYFPELRRYTGQTLVVTDGNTLLGADDKAGIAEILTAAEYLIQHPEIPHGTIRIGFTPDEEIGRGAHHFDVGAFGADWAYTIDGSQVGELEFENFNAARAVLTAFGTSVHPGYAKNKMVNAITTLQEILSGLPPGEVPEKTSGREGFFHLHQFQGGIEEARAELIIRDHDRETFEKRKSLLRVLAEETARKRQARVEVQIEDQYYNMREKILPVYPIVEVAEQAMRSVGVEPLIQPIRGGTDGSQLSYKGLPCPNIFAGGHNFHGKFEYVPVESMEKAVEVIVKICELTASKPPDSWKNQPK
- a CDS encoding DUF1573 domain-containing protein; amino-acid sequence: MRKATVFLSVLAVAALSSCKEKASEKINAENVEVAAQRDAASKNMAAITFDNKEHDFGTIEQGTPQETTFSFTNTGTAPLIITNTSASCGCTTPDAPINQPIAPGEKGEIKVRFNGSGSGQVTKTVTVMANTAGGQEMLRIKAFVNPKAAGGTAAVGPVKN
- the yajC gene encoding preprotein translocase subunit YajC, which translates into the protein MSDQIGQFLPMILIFAVAYFFMIRPQIKRQKDEKKFAKALKKGDKIVTKSGLYGKVVDLNDKDFSCIIETMAGRMKFDRSAISMELSKKANDPKD
- a CDS encoding Gfo/Idh/MocA family protein; protein product: METRRSFIRKGALGASAAASALLVPAPLWSRGSQVLGANDRIGIGLIGCNGMGFSNLSSFLKLPEVQVTALCDVDQGVLERRTAQLTEAGHGKPKQYGDYRELLENADVDIVIIGTPDHWHCLQLLDALDAGKDVYCEKPIANSIEECDRMLQAVEGSGRMVQIGQWQRSQPHFVDAIDFLRTGALGPVRLAKAWAYQGWMQPVPVLPHSPAPEGVDYKMWLGPAPERPFNPNRFHFNFRWFWDYAGGLMTDWGVHLIDYALYGMEATAPNSVMASGGKFAYADDASETPDTLQTVYEFDGFNLLWEHATGIDGGNYGRNHGIAFIGNNGTLVLDRGGWEVIPEVEHESWRQLPDQPKMEAVPLRSAEGNGLDLHTANFLEAVRNRDAAILRAPIRVGYHAARVSHMGNIAYKTGRKLKWDAGQSAFTDAGANRLMRADYHNGWELR